A region of Neovison vison isolate M4711 chromosome 7, ASM_NN_V1, whole genome shotgun sequence DNA encodes the following proteins:
- the CNGA4 gene encoding cyclic nucleotide-gated cation channel alpha-4, translating to MSQDSKVKTTESSPSAPSKARTSLPVLDPSGDYYYWWLNTMVFPVMYNLIIIVCRACFPDLQHGYLVAWFVLDYTSDLLYLLDIVVRFHTGFLDQGILVVDKGRISSRYIRTWSFFLDLVSLMPTDVAYVRLGPHTPMLRLNRFLRVPRLFEAFDRTETRTAYPNAFRITKLMLYIFVVIHWNSCLYFALSRYLGFGRDAWVYPDPAQPGFERLRRQYLYSFYFSTLILTTVGDTPLPAREEEYLFMVGDFLLAVMGFATIMGSMSSVIYNMNTADAAFYPDHALVKKYMKQQHVNRRLERRVIDWYQHLQINKKMTNEIAILQHLPERLRAEVAVSVHLSTLSRVQIFQNCEASLLEELVLKLQPQTYSPGEYVCRKGDIGREMYIIREGQLAVVADDGVTQYAVLGAGLYFGEISIINIKGNMSGNRRTANIKSLGYSDLFCLSKEDLREVLSEYPQAQVVMEEKGREILLKMNKLDVNAEAAEIALQEATESRLRGLDQQLDDLQTKFARLLAELESSALKIAYRIERLEWQTREWPMPEELAEADDEGEPGEGASQGREGRTAQEGP from the exons ATGAGCCAGGACAGCAAAGTGAAGACAACGGAGTCCAGCCCCTCTGCCCCATCCAAGGCCAG GACGTCACTGCCTGTCCTAGACCCATCTGGGGATTATTACTACTGGTGGCTGAACACGATGGTCTTCCCAGTCATGTATAACCTCATCATCATTGTGTGCAG AGCCTGCTTTCCTGACTTGCAACATGGTTATCTGGTGGCCTGGTTCGTGCTGGACTACACAAGTGACCTGCTATACCTACTGGACATCGTGGTGCGCTTCCACACAG GATTCCTGGACCAGGGCATCCTGGTGGTGGACAAGGGCAGGATTTCAAGTCGCTACATTCGCACCTGGAGCTTCTTCTTGGACCTGGTTTCCCTGATGCCCACAGATGTGGCCTACGTGCGGCTGGGCCCACACACCCCCATGCTGAGGCTGAACCGCTTTCTGCGTGTGCCCCGCCTCTTTGAGGCCTTTGACCGCACAGAGACCCGCACAGCTTATCCAAACGCCTTTCGCATCACCAAGCTGATGCTCTACATTTTTGTTGTTATCCACTGGAACAGCTGTCTATACTTTGCCCTGTCCCGGTACCTGGGCTTCGGGCGTGACGCCTGGGTGTACCCGGACCCCGCGCAGCCTGGCTTTGAGCGTCTGCGGCGCCAGTACCTCTATAGCTTCTATTTCTCCACGCTGATCCTGACCACTGTGGGCGACACACCACTGCCTGCTCGGGAGGAGGAGTACCTCTTCATGGTGGGCGACTTCCTGCTGGCTGTTATGGGTTTTGCCACCATCATGGGGAGCATGAGCTCAGTCATCTACAACATGAACACTGCAGATGCTGCTTTTTACCCAGACCACGCACTGGTGAAAAAGTACATGAAGCAGCAGCATGTGAACCGCCGGCTGGAGCGGCGGGTTATTGACTG GTACCAGCACCTGCAGATCAACAAGAAGATGACCAATGAGATAGCCATCTTACAGCACTTGCCTGAGCGGTTGCGGGCGGAAGTGGCCGTGTCCGTACACCTGTCTACTCTGAGCCGGGTGCAGatcttccagaactgtgaggccAGCCTGCTGGAAGAGCTGGTGCTGAAGCTGCAGCCCCAGACCTATTCACCAGGCGAATACGTCTGCCGCAAGGGAGACATTGGCCGGGAGATGTACATCATCCGTGAGGGGCAGTTGGCCGTGGTGGCAGATGATGGCGTCACACAATATGCCGTGCTTGGTGCGGGGCTCTACTTTGGGGAGATCAGCATCATCAACATCAAAG GAAACATGTCTGGGAACCGCCGCacagccaacatcaagagtctaGGGTACTCAGACCTGTTTTGCCTGAGCAAGGAGGACCTGCGGGAAGTCCTGAGTGAGTATCCCCAGGCCCAGGTCGTCATGGAGGAAAAGGGCCGTGAGATCCTGCTCAAAATGAACAAGTTGGATGTAAATGCTGAGGCAGCTGAGATTGCCCTCCAGGAAGCCACAGAGTCCCGGCTACGAGGACTTGACCAGCAACTCGATGATCTACAGACCAAGTTCGCTCGCCTCCTGGCCGAGCTGGAGTCCAGCGCACTCAAGATCGCTTACCGCATCGAACGGCTGGAGTGGCAGACGCGAGAGTGGCCAATGCCCGAGGAGCTGGCTGAAGCTGATGATGAGGGAGAGCCTGGGGAGGGAGCTTCTCAGGGCAGAGAGGGCAGGACTGCCCAGGAGGGACCCTGA